DNA from Shumkonia mesophila:
TGAACTCGAATAGTCACCTGCTTAATGTCGGCAACGATGATTTCCACAAGGAACATCGCCATCACGATGCCGGCGATCGGCAAGGAGATGTAGATGTAGAACCACGGAATCTCGAGGGCCGACGAAAGCCTGTGCAACCCCATCCAAGCGAAGGTCGATCCGGGGAAGATCATCACCCAGATGAACAGCAGCATCGCCGCCTGCGCGAAAAACTTCAGGGCCGTGGCCGCCCAGAAAAGCCTTTTCGGTACGATTTCGACCACATAGTGGGCCTGACGACGCACGGCGACCGCGGCACCAAGCATCAGTGTCCACATGAAACACATGCGAGCCACCTCATCCAACCAAATGATCGAAATTTGAATGTAATTGCGGGCCACTACCTGAGAAAATATTGCCACGATATAAATCATAAAGACAGGGCCAACTATACTTAAGATGAATCTTTCAGCAACGTTGTTGATTT
Protein-coding regions in this window:
- a CDS encoding TRAP transporter small permease is translated as MITKINNVAERFILSIVGPVFMIYIVAIFSQVVARNYIQISIIWLDEVARMCFMWTLMLGAAVAVRRQAHYVVEIVPKRLFWAATALKFFAQAAMLLFIWVMIFPGSTFAWMGLHRLSSALEIPWFYIYISLPIAGIVMAMFLVEIIVADIKQVTIRVQGK